From Buchnera aphidicola (Aphis helianthi), the proteins below share one genomic window:
- the hflC gene encoding protease modulator HflC, protein MNKLLICLSSIFLFFISSSLFIVKEGERGIVLQFGKVLRNNNQKTLVYEPGLHFKIPFLETVKMLDARIHTMDNQADRFVTKEKKDLIVDSYIKWRISDFSRYYLATGNGDIFQAEVLLKRKFSDRLRSEIGCLNVKEIVTDSRGRLTIDVLKSLNKGTVNSTNLSEINVNSMNALGIEIVDVRIKQINLPAEVSEAIYNRMRAEREAVARSQRSQGQEKAEKLRAMADYKVSMILAKARKQALILKGQGEAEVAKLFSDNFQQDSSFYFFVRSLHAYENSFKNKDNIMLISSNNKFFQYMNQIITN, encoded by the coding sequence ATGAATAAATTATTAATTTGTTTATCAAGTATTTTTCTTTTTTTTATTTCTTCATCATTATTTATTGTTAAAGAAGGAGAACGTGGCATTGTTTTACAATTCGGCAAAGTTTTAAGAAATAATAATCAAAAAACTTTAGTTTATGAGCCTGGATTGCATTTTAAAATTCCGTTTTTAGAAACTGTTAAAATGTTAGATGCTCGTATTCATACGATGGATAATCAAGCAGATCGTTTTGTTACAAAAGAAAAAAAAGATCTTATTGTTGATTCTTATATAAAATGGCGTATTAGTGATTTTAGTCGTTATTATTTAGCTACGGGAAATGGTGATATTTTTCAAGCTGAAGTGTTATTAAAAAGAAAATTTAGTGATCGATTACGTTCTGAAATAGGATGTTTAAATGTAAAAGAAATTGTAACTGATTCTAGAGGAAGATTAACAATAGATGTATTGAAATCTTTAAATAAAGGAACAGTAAATTCAACAAATTTATCTGAAATTAATGTTAATAGTATGAATGCCTTGGGAATTGAAATAGTAGATGTTCGTATTAAGCAAATTAATTTACCTGCTGAAGTCTCTGAAGCTATATATAATCGAATGCGAGCAGAACGAGAAGCAGTTGCTAGAAGTCAACGTTCTCAAGGACAAGAAAAAGCAGAAAAATTACGTGCAATGGCTGACTATAAAGTATCAATGATATTAGCAAAAGCAAGAAAACAAGCATTAATATTAAAAGGACAAGGAGAAGCTGAAGTAGCTAAATTATTTTCAGATAACTTTCAACAAGATTCTTCTTTTTATTTTTTTGTGCGAAGTTTACATGCTTATGAAAATAGTTTTAAAAATAAAGATAATATTATGCTAATTAGTTCTAATAATAAATTTTTTCAATATATGAATCAAATTATTACAAATTAA
- the mutL gene encoding DNA mismatch repair endonuclease MutL, with product MPIRILPISVSSQITAGEIIERPASVVKELLENSIDAKSKNIIINIEQNGFKSITIKDDGFGIHKDELLLALSPHATSKISSVSDLTTINTFGFRGEALSSIRSVSRITLVSCRKYNNIGWKIYSEGFNQKTILNPIAHPVGTTIIVENLFYNIPIRLKFLKNKNSEFLKIYDVIKKVALSHFELNILFKKDKELVIFYNKIKNFDERIFRLNQIFEKLDVNSLLTVKKNIGDVKLFGWIVRPSYFLNSLKNIQYCYINNRFIFSSIVNRAILNAYYKLTGVKINRSFILYIYIPTYEIDVNIHPTKSQVRFNKPNEIYSLIYNTILSILTKNQIKSFTYNFLPQNNDEYFIKDFDMFYVQLIRKKFLEKQKNIFLKSMINNNLINVYSRKFLKNQFFCSLKLLIIIKKYYGLIYYLNDFVLISFPVARKIIDQYKLEYYIKNNITPESYIVNFQIIINPIQYKILFNNQSILYKFGFSFILSEKYINFNKIPCILKTQDINLLMLDFFSFIFLKDILNIKKILKWFNDNILIQKKPWNYLDGVLLLLEMEYFCPFVFKKPPSQLLYKININEALCTLKI from the coding sequence ATGCCTATTCGTATATTACCAATTAGTGTATCTAGTCAAATTACAGCTGGAGAAATAATTGAAAGACCTGCTTCTGTTGTTAAAGAACTCTTAGAAAATAGTATTGATGCAAAATCTAAAAATATTATTATTAATATCGAACAAAATGGTTTTAAATCAATTACTATTAAAGATGATGGTTTTGGAATTCACAAAGATGAACTATTACTTGCACTTTCGCCTCATGCTACAAGTAAAATTTCTTCTGTTTCTGATTTAACTACGATTAATACATTTGGATTTCGTGGAGAAGCATTATCAAGTATTAGATCAGTTTCAAGAATAACATTAGTTTCTTGTCGTAAATATAATAATATTGGATGGAAAATATATTCTGAAGGATTTAACCAAAAAACTATATTAAACCCTATAGCACATCCTGTTGGCACTACTATTATAGTAGAAAATTTATTTTATAATATACCTATTCGTCTGAAATTTTTAAAAAACAAAAATTCAGAATTTTTAAAAATTTATGATGTTATTAAAAAAGTAGCTTTATCTCATTTTGAATTAAACATTTTATTTAAAAAAGATAAAGAATTAGTTATTTTTTATAATAAAATAAAAAATTTTGATGAAAGAATTTTTCGACTCAATCAAATTTTTGAAAAACTTGATGTTAATTCTTTATTAACAGTTAAAAAAAACATTGGTGATGTTAAATTGTTTGGATGGATAGTACGTCCTTCATATTTTTTAAATTCTTTAAAAAATATTCAATATTGTTATATTAATAATCGATTTATTTTTAGTAGCATAGTAAATAGGGCGATTTTAAATGCTTATTATAAATTAACAGGAGTTAAGATTAATCGATCATTTATTTTATATATTTATATTCCTACTTATGAAATAGATGTTAATATTCATCCTACTAAAAGTCAAGTTAGGTTTAATAAACCTAATGAAATTTATTCTCTTATATATAATACTATTTTAAGTATTTTAACAAAGAATCAAATTAAATCGTTTACATATAATTTTCTTCCACAAAACAATGATGAATATTTTATTAAAGATTTTGATATGTTTTATGTTCAGTTAATTAGAAAAAAATTTTTAGAAAAACAAAAAAATATTTTTTTAAAAAGTATGATTAATAATAATCTGATTAATGTTTATTCAAGAAAATTTTTAAAAAATCAATTTTTTTGTTCTTTAAAATTATTAATAATTATCAAAAAATATTATGGTTTAATTTATTATCTCAACGATTTTGTATTAATTTCATTTCCTGTAGCAAGAAAAATTATTGACCAATACAAATTAGAATACTACATTAAAAATAATATTACACCTGAATCTTATATAGTTAATTTTCAAATTATTATTAATCCGATACAATATAAAATTTTATTTAACAATCAATCAATACTTTATAAGTTTGGATTTTCCTTTATTTTATCAGAAAAATATATTAACTTTAACAAAATACCTTGTATTTTAAAAACGCAAGATATTAATTTATTAATGTTAGATTTTTTTTCGTTTATTTTTTTAAAGGATATATTAAATATTAAAAAAATTTTAAAATGGTTTAATGATAATATATTAATACAAAAAAAACCTTGGAATTATTTAGATGGAGTTCTATTATTATTAGAAATGGAATATTTTTGCCCGTTTGTATTTAAAAAACCTCCTTCACAGTTATTATACAAAATAAATATTAATGAAGCGTTATGTACACTAAAAATATAA
- the miaA gene encoding tRNA (adenosine(37)-N6)-dimethylallyltransferase MiaA, translated as MGPTGCGKSKIAIYLRKYLPIEIISVDSALIYRDMDIGTDKPNHLDLKIHPHRLLNIKDPSETYSAAEFRKDAYKEIKSILKLGKIPLLVGGTMFYYHVLLHGLSNLPPSNYEIRKYLLDKVKYNKFFLHEKLNLIDPLSASSIHKNDFQRLLRALEVFYISGKTLTSFKNNTFIELPYNIIQFSILPQSKEWLYNKIEFRVKKMLTLGFQKEVENLFFRGDLNKQLPSIRCIGYRQMWEYLENQINYEEMVSKIIFATRKLAKHQLTWLKKWSNVYSLISSTPSIILKEMLDILKTKHKFNI; from the coding sequence ATAGGTCCTACTGGATGTGGAAAAAGTAAAATTGCTATATATCTTAGAAAATATTTACCGATAGAAATAATTAGCGTAGATTCAGCTTTAATTTATCGTGATATGGATATTGGTACAGATAAACCAAACCATTTAGATTTAAAAATCCATCCTCATCGTTTATTAAATATTAAAGATCCTAGTGAAACTTATTCGGCTGCTGAATTTAGAAAAGATGCTTATAAAGAAATTAAAAGCATTTTAAAGTTAGGAAAAATACCATTACTTGTTGGGGGTACAATGTTTTATTACCATGTATTATTACATGGTTTATCTAATTTACCTCCTTCTAATTATGAAATTCGAAAATATTTATTAGATAAAGTCAAATATAATAAATTTTTTTTACATGAAAAATTAAATTTAATAGACCCATTATCTGCCAGTAGTATTCATAAAAATGATTTTCAAAGATTATTAAGAGCATTAGAAGTATTTTATATTTCTGGAAAAACATTAACATCTTTTAAAAATAATACATTTATTGAATTACCATATAATATTATTCAATTTTCTATTTTACCTCAAAGTAAAGAATGGTTATACAATAAAATTGAATTCCGTGTAAAAAAAATGTTAACGTTAGGTTTTCAAAAAGAAGTAGAAAATTTATTTTTTAGAGGAGATTTAAATAAGCAATTACCATCTATACGATGTATAGGATACCGACAAATGTGGGAATATCTTGAAAATCAAATTAATTATGAAGAAATGGTATCAAAAATTATTTTTGCAACAAGAAAATTAGCTAAACATCAATTAACATGGTTGAAAAAATGGAGTAATGTTTATTCGTTAATTAGTTCTACTCCAAGTATTATTTTAAAAGAAATGTTAGATATTCTTAAAACAAAACATAAATTTAACATTTAA
- a CDS encoding adenylosuccinate synthase yields MKKNIVILGTQWGDEGKGKIVDYLSKKSSYVVRYHGGHNAGHTLVVNTKKIILHLIPSGLLHTNVIGIISNGVVISISELIKEIEMLKKNSFIINKRLFISQSAALILPFHIAMDVAREKKLGINAIGTTGRGIGPAYEDKIARRSLRIGDLKNEKQLSIKLKKIVNYYNDQLVYIYKHEPFNYKVILKDLLKAKNIIDDMIADTTIMLHNAIKNQKTIIFEGAQGSLLDIDHGTYPYVTSSNSTIGGVITGTGVGPKNLNYILGVTKSYSTRVGNGPFPTEVFNSIDDYLTKKGNEFGSTTGRKRRTGWLDGVALRYSVKLNSLSALCITKLDVLDGLKEIKICTAYQDINTLKIYSSLSFFNLTNIKPIYETYPGWMENTSGVQNIEDLPNAARHYIKCIEKIAKVPVHIISTGPDRNDTILIKNIFL; encoded by the coding sequence ATGAAAAAAAATATTGTAATATTAGGTACTCAATGGGGTGATGAAGGTAAAGGTAAGATAGTTGATTATTTATCTAAAAAAAGTTCTTATGTAGTAAGATATCATGGAGGGCATAACGCAGGTCATACCTTAGTAGTAAATACAAAAAAAATTATTCTTCATTTAATTCCATCAGGTTTATTACATACAAATGTTATTGGGATAATTTCTAATGGAGTTGTTATTTCTATTTCTGAATTAATAAAAGAAATAGAAATGCTTAAAAAAAATAGTTTTATTATTAACAAACGTCTTTTTATTTCTCAGTCTGCTGCTTTAATTTTACCGTTTCATATTGCAATGGATGTAGCACGTGAAAAAAAACTAGGAATTAATGCTATTGGTACAACAGGAAGAGGTATTGGACCAGCTTATGAAGATAAAATTGCGCGTCGTTCTTTACGAATAGGCGATTTAAAAAACGAAAAACAATTATCTATAAAATTAAAAAAAATAGTTAATTATTATAATGATCAATTAGTATATATTTATAAACATGAACCATTTAATTATAAAGTTATTTTAAAAGATTTATTAAAAGCTAAAAATATCATTGATGATATGATAGCAGATACTACTATTATGCTACATAATGCAATTAAAAATCAAAAAACTATTATTTTTGAAGGTGCTCAGGGAAGTTTATTAGATATTGATCATGGAACATATCCTTATGTTACATCCTCTAATAGTACTATAGGTGGAGTTATTACAGGAACAGGAGTTGGTCCAAAAAATTTAAATTATATTTTAGGAGTAACGAAATCTTATTCTACGCGAGTAGGTAATGGTCCATTTCCTACCGAGGTTTTTAATAGTATAGATGATTATCTTACTAAAAAAGGAAACGAATTCGGATCTACTACTGGTAGGAAAAGACGTACTGGTTGGCTAGATGGTGTGGCTTTACGTTACTCTGTTAAATTAAACTCTTTGTCTGCATTATGTATAACAAAATTAGATGTTTTAGATGGTTTAAAAGAAATTAAAATTTGTACAGCTTATCAAGACATAAATACGTTAAAAATTTATTCTAGTTTATCTTTTTTTAATTTAACAAATATAAAACCAATATATGAAACGTATCCAGGTTGGATGGAAAATACTTCAGGTGTGCAGAACATAGAAGACTTACCTAATGCTGCAAGGCATTATATAAAATGTATTGAAAAAATTGCAAAGGTTCCGGTGCATATAATTTCTACAGGTCCAGATCGAAATGATACTATTTTAATAAAAAATATTTTTTTATAA
- the rnr gene encoding ribonuclease R: MVVDTYQKNDYKKYINRIPSRESILSFLKEHKNLINQKKIENKFSINNQEDKKALHFRLKAMERDNQIIYTCNRYYIISENLNIVTGKVIGHRDGYGFLRTETLKEDLWLSIKQMKLCIHGDIILARVIKSEKKGRNSAKVLKVLKPNNVLIVGRYYVEKKIKFVIPDDNRFNFKIFVFSSTLTKKLAIGSIVVVKLNKNFLKKKNKIKGIIVEILGGKEMRTTLAIDIAIRTHSIPYLWPKEVKNQIYEINDKIDQKELKNRIDLRHIPFFTIDEKDACDFDDAIFCKKKNNEEGWDLWVAISDVSYYIKSDSPLDKEAIKRGNSVYFPSLVVPMLPEKISIDLCSLNPYVERLCVICEMSLSNQGELIKYKHYEAVICSKGRFTYDEIFKIWNGDIKLCTKYNKLLKYIKNLLLLQKVFKKYNISKKGIYFENLETKFILDSNFKIKHIYKHIRNDAHKFIESCMILANIASARFIKKYQYPILFRNHDRPTEDSVKNFRMTLKELGLSLSGGEVPESVNYSNLLKKIKNRPDYEMIQTILLRSMKQAVYSPENRGHFGLSLSSYVHFTSPIRRYPDLLLHRVIKNILFELNNYKKDFKKNKSFKCNLYHINDIKNIGIHCSMTERRADEANRDVMDWLKCDFMEKKIGNIFTGVVSNVVSFGFFVRLNKYFIDGLVRIDSLHDDYYYFDPVRLKFIGKSTKNIFRLGDTLKVKVVSVNLHQRKIELSLYP; the protein is encoded by the coding sequence ATGGTAGTAGATACCTACCAAAAAAACGATTATAAAAAATATATAAATCGTATTCCAAGTCGAGAATCTATTTTATCTTTTTTAAAAGAACATAAAAATTTAATAAATCAAAAAAAAATAGAAAATAAATTTAGTATTAATAATCAAGAAGATAAAAAAGCATTACATTTTAGATTAAAAGCAATGGAACGAGATAATCAAATTATATATACATGTAATCGTTATTATATTATTTCAGAAAATCTTAATATAGTTACAGGAAAAGTAATAGGTCATAGAGATGGTTATGGTTTTCTTAGAACTGAAACATTAAAAGAAGATCTTTGGCTTTCTATTAAACAAATGAAACTATGTATTCATGGTGATATTATTTTAGCACGTGTTATAAAATCTGAAAAAAAAGGAAGAAATTCAGCAAAAGTATTAAAAGTATTAAAACCAAATAATGTTTTAATTGTCGGTCGATATTATGTTGAAAAAAAGATAAAATTTGTTATTCCAGATGATAATCGATTTAATTTTAAAATATTTGTTTTTTCATCAACTTTAACAAAAAAACTTGCTATAGGATCTATAGTTGTTGTTAAATTAAATAAAAATTTTTTAAAGAAGAAAAATAAAATTAAAGGAATAATAGTAGAGATTCTTGGTGGAAAAGAAATGAGGACGACTCTCGCTATAGATATTGCTATACGAACACATTCTATCCCTTATTTGTGGCCTAAAGAAGTAAAAAATCAAATATATGAAATAAATGATAAAATTGATCAAAAAGAGTTAAAAAATCGTATAGATTTAAGACATATCCCATTTTTCACCATTGATGAAAAAGATGCTTGCGATTTTGATGATGCTATATTTTGTAAAAAAAAAAATAATGAAGAAGGGTGGGATTTATGGGTGGCTATTTCAGATGTTAGTTATTATATTAAATCCGATTCTCCTTTAGATAAAGAAGCTATAAAAAGAGGTAACTCCGTATATTTCCCTTCATTAGTAGTACCTATGCTGCCAGAAAAAATATCTATAGATTTATGTTCTTTAAATCCCTATGTAGAACGTTTATGTGTAATATGTGAAATGAGTTTATCAAATCAAGGCGAGTTGATTAAATATAAACATTATGAAGCAGTTATATGTTCGAAGGGTCGTTTTACATACGATGAAATATTTAAAATTTGGAATGGTGATATTAAACTTTGTACAAAATACAATAAATTGTTAAAGTATATTAAAAATCTATTATTATTACAAAAAGTGTTCAAAAAATATAATATTTCTAAAAAAGGTATTTATTTTGAAAATCTTGAAACTAAATTTATTTTAGATTCTAATTTTAAGATTAAACATATTTATAAACATATTAGAAATGATGCACATAAATTTATCGAATCATGTATGATTTTAGCAAATATAGCTTCGGCTAGATTTATAAAAAAATATCAATATCCAATTTTATTTCGAAATCATGATCGTCCTACTGAAGATAGTGTTAAAAATTTTCGAATGACTTTAAAAGAGCTAGGTTTATCTTTATCAGGGGGTGAAGTTCCAGAATCTGTTAATTATTCTAATTTATTAAAGAAAATTAAAAATCGTCCAGATTATGAAATGATTCAAACTATATTATTAAGATCTATGAAGCAGGCTGTATATTCTCCAGAAAATCGAGGACATTTTGGTTTGTCTCTATCTAGTTATGTTCATTTTACCTCTCCTATTAGAAGATATCCTGATCTTTTATTACATCGAGTAATTAAAAATATATTATTTGAATTAAATAATTATAAAAAAGATTTTAAAAAAAATAAATCTTTTAAGTGTAATTTATATCATATTAATGATATAAAAAACATCGGAATACATTGTTCTATGACTGAAAGACGTGCAGATGAAGCTAATAGAGATGTCATGGATTGGTTAAAATGTGATTTTATGGAAAAAAAAATTGGTAATATATTTACTGGTGTAGTTTCAAATGTCGTTTCGTTTGGTTTTTTCGTTCGTTTAAATAAATATTTTATAGATGGATTAGTTCGTATAGATAGTTTGCATGATGACTATTATTATTTTGATCCTGTTCGATTAAAATTTATTGGAAAATCTACTAAAAATATTTTTCGTCTTGGTGATACTTTAAAAGTAAAAGTAGTATCTGTTAATTTACATCAAAGAAAAATAGAATTATCTTTATATCCTTAA
- the hflK gene encoding FtsH protease activity modulator HflK encodes MAWDKKNNREPELDPWGKKNGSKKDYSDKKERKSKEKNIPIDFKKFLHNINNIIQNTANSSNALNKKIHPFLIIIFIIFFIWCASGFYTIKEAERGVVTNFGKFSHLVEPGLNWRPVFISDVEPVNVETVRELATSGVMLTSDENVVRVEMNVQYKITDPSSYLFSVAYPDDSLRQATDSALRGVIGRSTMDRILTEGRTLVRHDTQKEIEETIKPYNMGITILDVNFQTARPPEEVKAAFDDAIAARENREQYVREAEAYANEVQPKANGKAQRILEEAKAYSSRIILEAEGEVVRFLKILPEYKKAKEITLKRIYIESMERLLSHTKKVFIDKNNNSMLFLSLNNFINSIQKNKNSLLSLNKPIKNESNFLKKNREINYLSSLSPNNFFKQRRINSIRNDIKNLERK; translated from the coding sequence ATGGCCTGGGATAAAAAAAATAATCGTGAACCAGAATTAGATCCTTGGGGGAAAAAGAATGGTTCAAAAAAAGATTATTCTGATAAAAAAGAACGAAAAAGTAAAGAAAAAAATATTCCAATAGATTTTAAAAAGTTTTTACATAATATTAATAATATAATTCAAAATACAGCTAATTCTTCAAATGCATTAAATAAAAAAATTCATCCTTTTTTAATCATTATTTTTATAATTTTTTTTATCTGGTGTGCTAGTGGATTTTATACTATTAAAGAAGCTGAACGTGGAGTAGTTACTAATTTTGGTAAATTTAGTCATTTAGTTGAACCAGGATTAAATTGGAGGCCAGTTTTTATTAGTGATGTGGAACCTGTTAATGTAGAAACAGTCCGAGAACTAGCAACTTCAGGCGTAATGTTAACTTCTGATGAAAATGTAGTACGTGTAGAAATGAATGTACAATATAAAATTACTGATCCCTCTAGTTATCTTTTTTCTGTTGCATATCCTGATGATAGCTTAAGGCAGGCAACTGACAGTGCTTTACGTGGGGTGATTGGTCGTTCTACTATGGATCGTATATTAACGGAAGGAAGAACTCTTGTTAGGCATGATACTCAGAAAGAAATTGAAGAAACTATTAAACCATACAATATGGGAATAACTATTTTAGATGTTAATTTTCAAACAGCTAGACCACCTGAGGAAGTAAAAGCGGCTTTTGATGACGCAATTGCAGCTCGTGAAAATCGAGAACAATATGTACGTGAAGCCGAGGCATATGCAAATGAAGTTCAACCTAAAGCGAATGGAAAAGCTCAACGTATTTTAGAAGAAGCTAAAGCATATTCTTCTCGTATAATTTTAGAAGCGGAAGGAGAAGTTGTTCGATTTTTAAAAATTTTACCAGAGTATAAAAAAGCAAAAGAAATTACTCTCAAAAGAATTTACATAGAATCTATGGAGCGATTATTAAGTCATACTAAAAAAGTATTTATTGATAAAAATAATAATTCAATGTTATTTTTGTCCTTAAATAATTTTATTAATAGTATACAAAAAAATAAGAATTCTTTATTAAGTTTAAATAAACCAATAAAAAATGAGTCTAATTTTTTAAAAAAAAATCGAGAGATTAATTATTTATCTTCATTATCTCCTAATAATTTTTTTAAACAAAGACGTATAAATTCAATACGAAATGATATTAAAAATCTAGAGAGAAAATGA
- a CDS encoding mannitol-1-phosphate 5-dehydrogenase, producing the protein MKVLHFGAGNIGRGFIGRAILQSGFDLTFTDINQNIIDSLNYHKKYKVKLVGYKYEKIFNINNFRAIQLNNPDILNIVSNVDLITTAIGALSLDKIALILAQGIILKIKLKSTNLLNVIACENKVQASSYLKGIVLKIIPIKYHEYFNNYIGFIDCSIDTIIPSIFSFEKNNLSLTAENFREWIVDKKQFKGTIPKIVDMTISNNLKSFIDRKIFTLNTGHAITAYLGWIKKYKTIYESIKDNDIKNIVQGAMEESGLTLIKKYSFNKKNHFSYITQILHRFQNPLLLDKVERIARNPLQKLAENERLIKPLLIAKKYSFSYHNLIKGIAAALCYKNKNDLESIKIFNLIKILGIKEALFQISNLPLDSHEMNLIVFEYISIKKKFF; encoded by the coding sequence ATGAAAGTTTTACATTTTGGTGCTGGAAATATTGGTCGTGGTTTTATTGGAAGAGCAATATTACAATCTGGTTTTGATCTTACTTTTACTGATATAAATCAAAATATAATAGATTCTTTAAATTATCATAAAAAATACAAAGTAAAATTAGTAGGATATAAATATGAAAAAATTTTTAATATAAATAATTTTCGTGCAATTCAATTAAATAATCCTGATATTTTAAATATTGTATCTAATGTTGATTTAATCACAACTGCAATTGGAGCTCTTTCCCTAGATAAAATAGCATTAATTTTAGCACAAGGAATTATATTAAAGATAAAATTAAAATCTACAAATCTATTAAATGTTATTGCTTGCGAAAATAAAGTTCAAGCAAGTTCTTATTTAAAAGGAATTGTTTTAAAAATAATTCCTATTAAATACCATGAGTATTTTAATAATTATATTGGATTTATAGATTGCAGTATTGATACTATTATTCCATCAATATTTTCTTTTGAAAAAAATAACTTATCTTTGACTGCTGAAAATTTTAGAGAATGGATCGTAGATAAAAAACAATTTAAAGGAACTATCCCTAAAATTGTTGATATGACAATAAGTAATAATTTAAAATCTTTTATAGATAGAAAAATTTTTACATTAAATACAGGACATGCTATAACAGCTTATTTAGGTTGGATAAAGAAGTATAAAACTATCTATGAAAGTATCAAAGATAATGATATAAAAAATATTGTGCAAGGCGCAATGGAAGAAAGCGGATTAACATTAATTAAAAAATATAGTTTCAACAAAAAAAATCATTTTTCTTATATTACTCAAATTTTACATCGTTTTCAAAATCCCCTTTTATTAGATAAAGTTGAACGTATTGCACGAAATCCATTGCAAAAATTAGCTGAAAACGAACGTTTAATAAAACCTTTATTAATAGCGAAAAAATATAGTTTTTCATATCATAATTTAATAAAAGGTATTGCAGCAGCTTTATGTTATAAAAATAAAAATGATTTAGAATCTATAAAAATTTTTAATTTAATAAAAATATTAGGAATAAAAGAAGCATTATTTCAAATCTCTAATTTACCATTAGATAGTCATGAAATGAACTTGATTGTTTTTGAATATATTTCAATTAAAAAAAAATTTTTCTAA